From Vibrio aerogenes, a single genomic window includes:
- a CDS encoding ABC transporter ATP-binding protein — translation MNKPLLSVKNLKVDFRLEDGDLFHALKTISFTVPENTTVALVGESGSGKSVTSMALMGLLPVSNTLISEQSQIEFDGRDVLKMSKKELQTLRGSDVAMIFQEPMSSLNPVFSIGDQIIETLLEHKKISKKAARERAIELLTEVGLPDPANRLKAYPHELSGGQQQRVMIAMAIACEPKLLIADEPTTALDVTIQKQILELIADMQKKHQMSVLFITHDLGVVAEFADQVVVMRHGHICEQGDIKTIFTQPEHPYTKALLNCRPTLDYRPERLAVIDDFLQEGNYQMPAERSRGYKSDGDIVLDVKDLRKYFQIRTGLFSHRDLKAVDGVSFQLQRGKTLGIVGESGSGKSTVGHTIMRLFEPTSGQAFYRGDDLLSMTDEEFKPLKRRVQIIFQNPYASLNPRFTVGQILTEPMMLHNIGANQAERRKMAEALLERVSLPKGAYNKYPHEFSGGQRQRIAIARCLTLKPEVLICDESVSALDVSVQAQVLNLLQDLQDEYQLSYLFISHDLSVVKHISDQIMVMQKGKVIEIGDADAIYANPQDEYTRNLINAIPRDPMRGKALLI, via the coding sequence ATGAACAAACCTTTATTATCCGTGAAGAATTTAAAGGTCGACTTCAGACTGGAAGATGGCGACCTGTTTCACGCATTAAAAACCATTAGTTTTACCGTACCGGAAAACACTACTGTAGCGCTTGTAGGAGAATCCGGTTCCGGCAAGTCCGTGACTTCCATGGCATTGATGGGCTTACTCCCGGTATCAAATACACTCATCTCTGAGCAAAGTCAGATTGAGTTTGATGGCCGGGATGTACTCAAGATGTCGAAAAAAGAGTTGCAAACCCTGCGTGGCAGCGATGTTGCGATGATTTTTCAAGAGCCCATGAGCTCGCTAAATCCGGTATTCAGTATTGGTGATCAAATTATTGAAACCCTGCTGGAACATAAAAAGATCAGTAAAAAAGCCGCCAGAGAGAGGGCGATTGAACTGCTGACGGAAGTCGGTCTGCCTGATCCGGCCAACCGGCTCAAAGCTTATCCGCATGAGCTGTCTGGCGGGCAGCAACAGCGGGTCATGATTGCCATGGCAATCGCCTGTGAGCCTAAATTGCTGATTGCAGACGAACCCACCACCGCGCTGGACGTGACCATTCAGAAACAGATTCTGGAACTGATCGCAGACATGCAGAAAAAGCATCAAATGTCGGTGTTATTTATCACCCACGATCTGGGTGTTGTGGCTGAATTTGCCGATCAGGTCGTGGTGATGCGCCATGGTCATATCTGTGAACAAGGGGATATCAAAACCATTTTCACGCAACCGGAGCATCCTTATACCAAGGCGTTGTTAAACTGCCGTCCGACACTCGATTACCGCCCTGAACGACTGGCAGTAATTGACGACTTTCTTCAGGAAGGCAACTATCAGATGCCGGCAGAACGCTCACGTGGCTACAAGTCCGACGGCGATATCGTTCTGGATGTCAAAGACCTGCGTAAATATTTCCAAATCAGAACCGGGTTGTTCAGCCACCGGGATTTAAAAGCGGTCGATGGCGTCTCCTTTCAGCTGCAGCGTGGTAAAACACTCGGGATTGTCGGGGAATCAGGTTCAGGTAAATCCACTGTCGGACATACCATTATGCGTCTGTTTGAGCCCACATCCGGCCAGGCCTTTTACCGGGGTGATGATCTGCTGAGTATGACCGATGAGGAATTTAAACCCCTCAAACGCCGTGTGCAGATTATCTTCCAGAATCCTTATGCTTCACTCAATCCGCGCTTTACGGTCGGGCAAATCCTGACAGAGCCGATGATGCTTCACAACATCGGTGCGAATCAGGCAGAACGGCGCAAAATGGCTGAAGCGTTGCTGGAACGGGTCAGCCTGCCGAAAGGCGCATACAATAAATATCCTCATGAGTTCTCCGGCGGCCAGCGACAGCGGATTGCCATTGCCCGCTGTCTGACGCTGAAACCGGAAGTACTGATCTGTGATGAATCGGTCTCCGCACTGGATGTGTCCGTCCAGGCGCAGGTGCTGAATTTGCTTCAGGATTTACAGGATGAATATCAGCTCTCTTATCTGTTTATTTCGCATGACCTGTCTGTGGTGAAACATATCTCAGATCAGATTATGGTGATGCAAAAAGGCAAAGTGATTGAGATAGGCGATGCCGATGCGATTTACGCCAACCCGCAGGACGAATACACCCGGAATCTGATCAACGCCATTCCTCGGGATCCAATGCGTGGTAAAGCCTTACTTATTTAA
- a CDS encoding isochorismate synthase has product MVALGQCYRFDDPAPAYSVISAGQRIWGGRSFDGGTDKSPGCPESFFFMPLVELIRDGDVWILAVNLSGNPLSSDQFSDNQFPGNQCSGNQSPGEQCSENQFCENQVPENQCCKNNSAESQFALNQSRAIDALEQLVMNVPELKPVKTGIQSVVHQPDEQQWCDLMDKALSKIQQGAFDKVVLARQSSYGLKTPVRAAQLLKASCRQNHHSFHFLLAVDGQRSFTGSTPERLYLRVGQSLETEALAGTTGRGQTPVQDQELADWLIHDDKNIQENQYVVDDIVDHLTPLSLEIDTVEQPRLIKLSRVQHLKRRIHARLKAGVNGVHLLSSLQPTAAVAGYPRPAAQAFIAQEEPFSRGWYAGAIGYISHEKAEFCVAIRSALIVGEQIRLYAGAGIVPGSVAKEEWQELNRKMSTLLSLMADDEQ; this is encoded by the coding sequence GTGGTCGCTTTGGGACAGTGTTATCGGTTTGATGATCCGGCGCCTGCCTATTCAGTGATCTCTGCCGGACAGAGAATCTGGGGAGGTCGTTCATTTGACGGCGGAACAGATAAATCGCCGGGTTGTCCGGAATCTTTCTTTTTCATGCCATTGGTGGAACTGATTCGTGATGGCGATGTCTGGATTCTCGCTGTGAATCTGTCGGGAAATCCTTTGTCCTCTGATCAGTTTTCAGATAATCAGTTTCCAGGTAATCAGTGTTCAGGCAATCAGTCTCCCGGTGAGCAATGTTCTGAAAACCAATTTTGTGAAAATCAAGTGCCTGAAAATCAATGCTGCAAAAATAACAGCGCTGAAAGCCAGTTTGCTTTGAATCAGTCGCGGGCGATTGATGCACTGGAACAGCTGGTGATGAATGTTCCGGAACTGAAACCGGTGAAAACAGGTATTCAGTCTGTTGTGCATCAGCCGGATGAACAGCAGTGGTGTGATTTAATGGATAAAGCTTTATCAAAGATACAGCAGGGTGCCTTTGATAAAGTCGTGCTGGCCAGGCAATCTTCATACGGTTTGAAAACGCCGGTCCGGGCCGCTCAATTATTGAAAGCCAGCTGCCGGCAGAATCATCACAGCTTTCATTTTTTGCTGGCTGTGGATGGGCAGCGAAGCTTCACAGGTTCAACGCCTGAGCGTCTTTATCTGAGGGTCGGGCAATCATTAGAGACGGAAGCGCTGGCCGGAACAACGGGCCGCGGACAAACCCCGGTACAGGATCAAGAGTTGGCCGACTGGCTGATACACGATGATAAGAATATTCAGGAAAATCAATATGTGGTGGATGATATTGTGGATCATCTGACGCCGCTTTCTCTGGAGATTGACACCGTAGAACAGCCCCGGCTGATAAAATTAAGCCGGGTTCAGCATCTGAAGCGCCGTATTCATGCCCGGTTGAAGGCTGGTGTTAACGGTGTTCACTTGCTCAGCAGCCTGCAGCCAACGGCTGCCGTTGCCGGATATCCGCGTCCGGCTGCGCAGGCATTTATTGCACAGGAAGAGCCATTCTCCCGTGGCTGGTATGCCGGGGCGATTGGTTATATCAGTCATGAAAAAGCAGAGTTTTGTGTGGCTATCCGCAGTGCTCTGATTGTCGGAGAACAAATCAGATTATACGCAGGGGCAGGTATTGTGCCCGGATCTGTTGCGAAGGAAGAGTGGCAGGAACTGAACAGGAAAATGTCAACTTTACTGAGTTTAATGGCAGATGACGAGCAGTAA
- a CDS encoding ABC transporter permease — MLSYIIRRSWQMIPTLLGVMLLLFILYSLVGGDPSYILAGKSLNAEMLASIRAQLGLDKSLPEQFLIFIKQVLTMDFGTSWSTQQPVSEIIGNRVGPSVMLLLTWQIFSLFFSLLIAASVAYYNGSIYDRTVTILSTFAMSISILVYIIAGQYFLAYKLHWFPVFGWGDDLWENLLIYIPLPLLIGLTVSIAPDTRFYRTCFVEEINHDYVRTARAKGLPERKVILKHVMRNALIPIVTGVMSSLPYMITGSVLMERFFGIPGLGNEILKAVNNSDFPVIKAITIYLVIAIMIFNLLADLIYKLVDPRVKLK, encoded by the coding sequence ATGCTTTCTTATATTATCCGCAGAAGCTGGCAAATGATTCCGACCCTGCTTGGCGTTATGTTGCTGCTGTTTATACTTTATTCGTTAGTTGGTGGTGACCCATCCTACATTCTGGCCGGTAAAAGCCTGAACGCTGAAATGCTCGCCAGTATCCGGGCACAACTGGGGCTGGATAAGAGCCTGCCGGAACAGTTTCTTATCTTTATCAAACAGGTGCTGACGATGGATTTCGGCACTTCATGGTCAACTCAACAGCCGGTGTCCGAAATTATCGGCAACCGGGTCGGCCCTTCGGTCATGTTACTGCTGACCTGGCAAATCTTCTCGCTGTTTTTCTCACTGCTGATAGCTGCATCCGTTGCTTACTATAACGGCAGTATTTATGATCGCACTGTCACTATTCTTTCCACGTTTGCGATGTCTATCAGTATTCTGGTTTATATTATCGCCGGGCAATATTTTCTCGCTTATAAGCTCCATTGGTTTCCGGTCTTTGGCTGGGGTGACGACCTGTGGGAAAACCTCCTGATTTATATTCCGCTGCCACTACTGATCGGACTGACGGTCAGCATCGCGCCCGACACCCGGTTTTACCGCACCTGTTTTGTCGAAGAGATTAACCATGACTATGTGCGCACAGCACGGGCGAAAGGTTTACCGGAACGAAAAGTCATCTTAAAACACGTGATGCGTAACGCATTGATTCCGATTGTCACCGGTGTGATGTCTTCTCTGCCTTATATGATTACCGGCTCAGTCCTGATGGAACGTTTTTTTGGAATTCCGGGGCTGGGTAATGAAATACTCAAGGCGGTGAACAACAGTGATTTCCCGGTCATTAAGGCCATTACGATTTATCTGGTGATTGCCATTATGATTTTTAATCTGCTTGCAGATCTGATCTATAAGCTGGTTGATCCACGCGTGAAACTGAAATAG
- a CDS encoding ABC transporter substrate-binding protein, which produces MIIKDKFFKAALLAAAITTSGSLYAAGPHGTLNVDIDGPATGFDPAKVGDNYSMQVVGNVYDTLLTYDYLARPVKLVPNVIESMPQITNGGKTYTFKIKPGIYFADDPAFKGKKRELVAADYVYSLKRILDKTINSPTNYLLAGKFVGADKLVKAAGNGPLNYDTKIEGIKALDKYTLQLNLKEPNFNFSVIMAMPSFGAVAREVIEANAANTNAHPVGTGPYTLSDWKPGNLISLTANPNFRHKVFDFKPDPSDPVSVKVAKEMHGKTIPQIKNINIHIIEEEQPAWLAFLNKQLDLSGIPQPAYKEALVMNPDNPQDVKLAKKFVDQGISLQRTKLLEITFYFFNMEDPVVGGYTPKKIALRRAIAMAYPRAETIARIRRGQATPVNYIIPEGVAGHNPNVTSAVQYNPAKANALLDAAGYKIGADGFRTQPDGSPLSVEMGTGTAAIDREWNEFWQQTFDAVKIKLTFKTGKWNELAKMNREGKLQMWGLAWFADYPDGDNFMQMFYGPNTGDSNWSGFNLPAVNKEYEASLKLPDGPERQKLYDKINKQVAQYQPFIMGDTRISSSVTHDYVHGYKKHPIIGSWRYMSLDEKK; this is translated from the coding sequence ATGATAATTAAGGACAAGTTTTTTAAAGCCGCTTTACTTGCAGCAGCAATCACCACCTCAGGTTCGCTTTATGCGGCAGGGCCACACGGCACACTCAATGTTGATATCGACGGACCAGCAACCGGGTTTGATCCTGCAAAAGTCGGTGACAACTATTCAATGCAGGTCGTAGGAAATGTTTATGACACCTTATTAACCTATGACTATCTGGCGCGTCCGGTCAAACTTGTTCCCAATGTCATTGAATCTATGCCTCAGATTACGAATGGCGGTAAAACATACACATTCAAAATTAAACCCGGTATTTATTTTGCTGATGATCCGGCATTTAAAGGAAAAAAGCGCGAACTGGTCGCAGCTGACTATGTTTACTCACTGAAACGAATTCTGGATAAAACCATCAACTCTCCAACCAACTATCTGTTGGCTGGCAAATTTGTTGGCGCAGATAAGCTGGTGAAAGCTGCTGGTAATGGCCCTTTGAATTACGATACAAAGATTGAAGGGATCAAAGCATTAGATAAATACACATTGCAGCTCAATCTGAAAGAGCCAAACTTCAACTTCTCAGTCATTATGGCAATGCCTTCTTTCGGCGCTGTCGCACGGGAAGTCATTGAAGCGAATGCAGCAAATACCAATGCGCACCCGGTCGGAACCGGCCCTTATACGCTATCAGACTGGAAACCCGGTAATCTCATTTCGCTGACTGCCAATCCAAACTTCCGTCATAAAGTGTTTGATTTCAAACCCGATCCATCGGATCCGGTTTCGGTCAAAGTTGCCAAAGAAATGCATGGCAAAACCATCCCGCAGATTAAGAACATCAACATTCATATCATTGAAGAAGAGCAACCGGCATGGCTGGCTTTCCTGAACAAACAGCTGGACTTATCCGGTATCCCGCAGCCAGCATACAAAGAAGCGCTGGTGATGAACCCGGACAACCCGCAAGACGTCAAACTGGCGAAAAAATTTGTTGATCAGGGCATCAGCCTCCAGCGTACCAAGCTCTTGGAAATCACCTTCTATTTCTTCAATATGGAAGATCCGGTTGTCGGCGGCTATACACCGAAGAAAATCGCTCTGCGTCGGGCGATTGCCATGGCTTATCCGCGTGCAGAAACCATCGCCCGTATCCGCCGTGGTCAGGCAACGCCGGTCAACTACATCATTCCTGAAGGTGTGGCAGGCCATAATCCGAATGTGACAAGTGCAGTTCAATATAACCCGGCCAAAGCCAATGCACTGCTCGATGCAGCCGGTTATAAAATCGGTGCGGATGGTTTCCGTACCCAGCCTGATGGTTCACCGTTATCGGTTGAAATGGGAACCGGAACCGCAGCAATTGACCGGGAATGGAACGAATTCTGGCAACAGACGTTTGATGCCGTCAAAATTAAGCTGACGTTTAAAACCGGCAAATGGAACGAACTGGCGAAAATGAACCGGGAAGGCAAACTCCAGATGTGGGGACTGGCCTGGTTTGCCGATTATCCGGACGGTGACAACTTCATGCAGATGTTCTACGGCCCGAATACCGGAGATTCCAACTGGTCAGGGTTTAACCTGCCAGCCGTCAATAAAGAGTACGAAGCCAGCCTGAAGCTGCCAGACGGACCTGAACGTCAGAAACTGTATGACAAAATTAACAAACAGGTCGCGCAATATCAGCCTTTTATCATGGGGGATACCCGGATTTCCAGCTCTGTCACTCACGATTATGTTCATGGGTACAAAAAACATCCGATCATCGGCTCCTGGCGTTATATGTCACTGGATGAGAAAAAATAA
- a CDS encoding ABC transporter permease — protein sequence MNSQTNELSLDAESTVSDAPARSLWRLGWQRLKKDKVGYISLFIVIFYLLLSLAGWMNLIGSDWREEIALPYAPPTFASWEKRGTEVKASSIQGVEQETLEADADDPLAALMAEADTNEDQYETETVQKADSLILGADGRGRDILQKTLKGTSVSVTVALFGSLCAIIIGTILGALAGYFGKWVDDLLMWFYSIFTSIPDMLLLLSFAVVFSRGIDTLIIIFGLTSWTYVFRIMRAEFMKHKDREYIQAADAIGAGHARKMFLHILPNVSHLLLVQFSILTVGMIKSEVVLSFLGFGVSITQTSWGSMLAEVPSELLQGYWWQMVTVTVFMSILVTAFSLLTDSMRDALDPKVK from the coding sequence GTGAATTCTCAAACCAATGAACTCAGTCTGGACGCAGAATCAACCGTATCAGACGCACCAGCCCGCAGTCTATGGCGCCTTGGCTGGCAACGATTAAAGAAAGATAAAGTCGGCTATATCAGCCTGTTTATTGTCATCTTCTATTTATTATTATCTCTGGCCGGATGGATGAACCTGATCGGTTCTGACTGGCGGGAAGAAATTGCACTGCCGTATGCGCCACCCACCTTTGCCAGCTGGGAAAAACGCGGCACGGAAGTCAAAGCCAGCAGCATTCAGGGGGTTGAACAGGAAACCCTTGAAGCAGATGCAGATGATCCGCTGGCTGCTTTAATGGCGGAAGCGGATACCAATGAAGATCAGTATGAAACAGAAACGGTACAAAAAGCCGATTCGCTGATTCTGGGCGCAGATGGTCGCGGACGCGACATTCTGCAAAAAACCTTAAAAGGTACTTCAGTATCGGTCACAGTGGCTCTGTTCGGCTCTCTCTGTGCGATTATTATCGGAACCATTTTAGGCGCACTGGCTGGTTATTTCGGCAAATGGGTCGATGACCTGCTGATGTGGTTTTACAGCATTTTCACCTCCATTCCGGACATGCTACTGCTGCTCTCTTTCGCCGTCGTATTTTCCCGCGGCATTGACACGCTGATTATCATCTTCGGTCTGACCTCATGGACTTATGTTTTCCGGATTATGCGGGCAGAATTTATGAAGCATAAAGACCGGGAATATATTCAGGCCGCCGATGCGATTGGTGCCGGACACGCCCGCAAGATGTTCCTGCATATTCTGCCGAACGTCAGTCATTTGCTCCTGGTGCAATTCTCTATTCTGACTGTCGGTATGATCAAATCAGAGGTGGTGCTTTCTTTTCTCGGATTCGGGGTCAGTATTACCCAGACCAGCTGGGGCTCGATGCTGGCAGAAGTGCCGTCCGAACTGCTTCAGGGCTATTGGTGGCAGATGGTCACAGTCACTGTGTTTATGTCCATTCTGGTCACCGCCTTCAGTCTGCTGACAGACAGTATGCGTGACGCGTTAGACCCGAAAGTGAAGTGA